Proteins encoded within one genomic window of Bacillus sp. 1NLA3E:
- a CDS encoding DedA family protein yields MSHLITIFEHHSYFILFSVIFLELLAVPISSEFFMSYAGYFVFQGKMSYPLAILTTVTASMIAVSTTYWIGRKGGYKLVEKYGRYIHFGPEKYSKTAAWMGRSGSKLLVFSYFVPGVRQFAGYISGISRIPYRKFIIPSFCGSLLWGTSFVTLGKVLGPQWEGFHRAASKYLVFIILAFVVLIVAYLAYRFYRVQIKLYSVMVLDHLIYRLRTIRRAEVFLVFLTLSLLGALILMLGLAQDYLDSEFTKFNEITVFVVRSIFDQNWLKGLFIFQATRTFIVFMLFTIFIIWVKGHNRRLEYLMLVVILLGAKPYHDTIQHILADLHVAGVGKGIQSQAFPDLLATFAMIIYGTGIYFLARHLKSNFFQVIWPVLGLLLLVSLAVSNIAFTSTLPSDIAGGYVYGSVWIFLNFLLFEMFRLVTDNKV; encoded by the coding sequence ATGTCGCATTTAATTACTATATTTGAACATCATAGTTACTTTATATTATTTTCAGTTATTTTTCTTGAGTTACTTGCGGTTCCTATTTCTTCAGAATTTTTTATGAGCTATGCTGGCTATTTTGTCTTTCAAGGGAAAATGAGTTATCCGTTGGCCATTCTTACCACAGTGACCGCGTCGATGATTGCGGTATCGACGACGTACTGGATTGGAAGGAAAGGCGGCTACAAGCTGGTAGAGAAATACGGAAGATATATTCATTTTGGTCCAGAGAAATATTCGAAAACGGCTGCCTGGATGGGGAGGTCGGGAAGTAAATTACTCGTTTTCTCCTACTTCGTACCAGGCGTCCGCCAATTTGCTGGATATATTTCTGGCATTTCGCGAATACCATATCGCAAGTTCATCATCCCATCGTTCTGTGGCTCACTATTGTGGGGAACTAGCTTTGTCACGCTTGGAAAAGTATTAGGCCCACAATGGGAAGGTTTTCACCGCGCAGCCTCAAAATATCTGGTGTTTATCATTCTGGCTTTTGTGGTGCTAATTGTTGCCTATTTAGCCTATCGATTTTATCGAGTACAAATTAAGCTTTATTCGGTTATGGTGCTAGATCATCTGATTTATCGACTCCGAACAATTAGAAGGGCAGAAGTTTTTCTAGTTTTTCTGACACTCAGCTTATTAGGAGCGCTAATCTTAATGCTGGGCTTGGCACAGGATTATTTAGATAGTGAGTTCACGAAATTCAATGAAATCACGGTTTTTGTAGTGAGATCAATATTTGATCAAAACTGGCTCAAGGGGTTATTCATATTCCAAGCAACTAGAACTTTTATCGTGTTCATGCTGTTTACTATTTTTATCATTTGGGTGAAGGGACATAACAGAAGACTGGAATATCTCATGCTTGTGGTCATCTTGCTTGGTGCGAAGCCGTATCACGACACGATTCAGCACATACTCGCTGACCTTCATGTTGCGGGAGTAGGGAAGGGTATTCAATCGCAAGCATTTCCAGATTTACTTGCAACCTTTGCGATGATTATTTATGGCACAGGAATATATTTCCTAGCCCGCCATCTCAAAAGTAACTTTTTTCAAGTCATCTGGCCAGTCTTAGGATTGCTGTTGCTTGTGAGCCTAGCAGTTTCCAACATAGCCTTTACTTCTACCCTGCCAAGTGACATTGCCGGGGGTTATGTGTATGGCTCAGTCTGGATTTTTTTGAATTTCTTGTTGTTTGAAATGTTTCGGCTTGTTACCGATAACAAGGTGTAA
- a CDS encoding DoxX family protein encodes MFVHFLRENKIAAVILTLIRLYLGYSWITAGYHKLTGGFDAAGYLKGSIANPVKGPDGTMVYGWYISFLKHFALPNVGIFNTVIPWGEFLVGLGLILGCLTTAAMFFGLVMNFSYFLAGTVSHNPTDIFLGMIILVAGYNAGRIGLDYWVVPFIRRTFFRNADAYSPKTT; translated from the coding sequence ATGTTTGTACATTTTCTAAGAGAAAATAAAATAGCGGCAGTGATTTTGACCTTAATCCGCTTATATCTCGGCTATTCTTGGATAACTGCAGGTTACCATAAACTGACTGGTGGATTCGATGCAGCTGGATATTTGAAAGGATCAATCGCCAATCCAGTAAAAGGACCTGATGGTACAATGGTTTATGGATGGTATATTTCATTCTTAAAGCATTTTGCATTGCCAAATGTCGGTATTTTTAATACTGTCATTCCATGGGGTGAGTTCCTAGTTGGTCTTGGTTTAATCCTTGGCTGCTTAACAACCGCCGCAATGTTCTTTGGACTAGTAATGAACTTCTCGTATTTCTTGGCGGGAACAGTGTCTCATAACCCTACAGATATTTTCTTAGGCATGATCATTTTGGTGGCTGGCTATAATGCAGGAAGAATTGGTTTAGATTACTGGGTTGTCCCATTCATTCGCAGAACCTTTTTTAGAAATGCTGATGCCTATTCTCCAAAGACCACTTAG
- a CDS encoding response regulator transcription factor, producing MKKRILVVEDETQIARVLKLELEYEGYEVELAYNGRSGLERALSDEFDLILLDVMLPELNGMEVLRRLRKTYSALPVILLTARDSTFDKVNGLDQGANDYITKPFEIEELLARVRSCFRQKAVVDSDEGSSELAVRDLTLVLDTREVRRDRVSITLTPKEYDLLMYLMINKNKVVTRENILLHVWGYEYEGETNVLDVYIRHLRKKIDDDFSFQLIQTVRGIGYSIREK from the coding sequence GTGAAGAAGCGGATTTTGGTGGTTGAGGATGAGACTCAGATTGCGCGAGTGTTAAAGCTTGAGCTTGAATATGAGGGTTATGAGGTTGAGTTGGCTTATAATGGGCGGTCTGGGTTGGAGCGGGCGTTGTCTGATGAGTTTGATTTGATTCTGCTGGATGTGATGTTGCCGGAGTTAAATGGGATGGAAGTGCTACGGCGTTTGCGCAAGACATACAGCGCACTGCCAGTGATTTTGTTGACGGCACGGGATTCCACCTTTGATAAAGTGAATGGATTGGATCAAGGTGCGAATGATTATATCACGAAGCCGTTTGAGATTGAGGAGTTATTGGCGCGGGTTCGGTCTTGTTTTCGTCAGAAGGCGGTTGTGGATTCGGATGAGGGGTCCTCAGAATTGGCGGTGCGCGATTTAACGCTTGTGTTGGATACCAGGGAAGTAAGGCGGGATAGAGTGTCGATTACGCTCACACCAAAAGAGTATGATTTGTTGATGTATTTGATGATTAATAAAAATAAGGTGGTCACAAGGGAAAACATTCTTTTGCATGTTTGGGGTTATGAGTATGAAGGAGAAACGAATGTTCTCGATGTTTATATTCGGCATTTACGGAAAAAAATCGATGACGATTTTTCCTTTCAGCTCATACAAACCGTTCGTGGGATTGGTTATTCGATTAGGGAGAAGTAA
- a CDS encoding sensor histidine kinase encodes MKITTKINLLTTAWLLFILILINVAVYISFMKMTVNMEENVLMEKAESVLHDLDKGASASQTEEVLKKYLTDHSLIRVILPNQEILVETTNDHHLAKLHGRFVSKPGSERRVIREAHGEEQVLITRVPIMNGQKVTGTLEISESLLGLEMRKDILLSILVTCTVIAIVLSLLGGRWMSKIMMRPISNMIKTMEDIERSGVPKKIIIQSETKDELQTMASTFNRMIERLQVNIEKQKQFISDASHEMKTPLTVIKSYANLLRRRGVENNEITKEAIDAIYSESNRMQQMTQAFLDLATSENEHQLDRKPINLHSLCQDIQKHFKKVYSREIFLHYERGNPVIVSAEELKVKQVIIILLDNAMKYSTGKIDVYVDKGEEFATIRVKDYGIGIPEGEIANIFERFYRVDKARSRETGGTGLGLSIAKNIMTLHNGNILIKSKPGIGTTVELFLPN; translated from the coding sequence ATGAAAATTACTACAAAGATTAATTTATTAACGACTGCTTGGCTGCTGTTTATTCTGATTTTGATTAATGTTGCCGTCTATATTTCTTTTATGAAAATGACGGTGAACATGGAGGAAAATGTGTTAATGGAGAAAGCGGAGTCAGTTTTGCACGATTTGGATAAGGGTGCGAGCGCTTCTCAGACAGAAGAGGTTTTGAAAAAATACTTAACGGATCACTCGTTGATTCGGGTTATTTTGCCGAATCAGGAAATTTTGGTAGAGACCACAAATGATCATCATTTAGCAAAATTACATGGTAGATTTGTGTCGAAGCCCGGCTCGGAAAGACGGGTCATTAGAGAAGCGCACGGCGAGGAGCAGGTGTTAATCACTAGGGTTCCGATTATGAATGGGCAAAAGGTTACGGGGACCTTGGAAATTAGCGAGAGCTTGCTTGGGCTTGAGATGCGCAAGGATATTTTATTGTCGATTCTAGTAACATGTACGGTTATCGCCATTGTCCTGTCGTTGCTCGGTGGGCGCTGGATGTCGAAAATAATGATGCGACCAATCTCCAATATGATCAAAACGATGGAGGATATTGAACGCAGTGGGGTACCGAAAAAAATTATCATTCAAAGTGAAACTAAGGACGAGCTTCAGACGATGGCTAGCACCTTTAACAGGATGATTGAGCGCTTGCAGGTGAATATCGAGAAGCAAAAGCAGTTTATTTCCGACGCCTCACACGAAATGAAAACGCCGCTAACCGTGATCAAGAGCTATGCCAATTTGTTGCGTCGTCGCGGGGTTGAGAATAACGAGATCACCAAAGAAGCAATCGACGCGATTTACTCTGAGTCCAACCGAATGCAGCAAATGACGCAAGCATTTCTGGACTTGGCGACTTCGGAAAACGAGCATCAGTTAGATCGAAAACCGATTAATCTTCATTCACTGTGCCAAGATATTCAAAAGCATTTTAAGAAGGTGTACAGCAGGGAAATTTTTCTTCATTATGAACGGGGTAATCCAGTTATCGTGAGCGCTGAGGAGCTTAAGGTAAAACAGGTCATTATCATCCTGCTTGATAATGCCATGAAATATAGCACCGGTAAGATTGATGTTTATGTGGACAAAGGCGAGGAGTTCGCGACTATCCGCGTCAAAGACTACGGAATCGGCATTCCCGAGGGAGAAATCGCCAATATTTTCGAGCGCTTCTATCGGGTCGACAAAGCAAGAAGTCGCGAAACAGGTGGCACTGGCCTAGGTTTATCAATCGCCAAAAACATCATGACCCTGCACAATGGCAATATTTTGATTAAAAGTAAACCAGGAATCGGGACGACCGTTGAATTATTTTTACCTAATTAA
- a CDS encoding S41 family peptidase: protein MNRKLIALMLVGSLLTGAGGTYAGLSWWDSQQALEKESLQKSNDQTEATTDTENLQKISQAYELIKNRYVKSVDDKTLVEGAISGMLSKLADPYSVYMNKETAKQFNQTLESSFEGIGAEVSSVDGKIVIVSPFKGSPAEKAGIKPNDQILKVDNESVAGLDLYETTLKIRGEKGSKVRLQIQREGISEPLTVEIKRDDIPLETIHADMKKQNGKKIGYIEITTFSEKTSDDFKKELKALEKKGMEGLILDVRGNPGGLLTSVEQILRELVTDNKPYVQIEKRNGEKLRYFSDLTIKKDYPIAVLIDKGSASAAEILAGALAETEGYPLIGEKTFGKGTVQQAVPMGDGSNIKLTLFKWLTPDGNWIHKKGIKPTVAVSQPEIYRTHPLNLDKPLAKDMNNEQVKNAQVILDGLGFSPGRKDGYYSDSTETAVKAFQQVKGIKATGVIDEKTATSLVDSVKAELRKEKNDLQLQTALRYLSK from the coding sequence ATGAACCGGAAGCTGATCGCACTAATGCTAGTCGGATCGCTGTTAACGGGAGCAGGAGGCACATACGCGGGCCTTTCCTGGTGGGACAGCCAACAGGCTTTGGAAAAGGAATCGCTCCAAAAATCGAATGACCAAACTGAGGCCACAACGGATACAGAGAATTTACAAAAGATTTCGCAGGCTTACGAGCTAATAAAAAATCGTTATGTAAAAAGCGTTGATGATAAAACGCTTGTTGAAGGGGCTATTTCTGGCATGCTATCAAAGCTTGCGGACCCATATTCCGTCTACATGAATAAAGAGACGGCTAAGCAATTTAATCAAACACTTGAGTCATCCTTTGAAGGGATTGGAGCGGAAGTGAGTAGTGTTGATGGGAAGATTGTGATCGTATCCCCTTTTAAAGGATCGCCTGCTGAAAAGGCCGGCATTAAGCCAAACGATCAAATATTAAAGGTGGATAACGAAAGTGTGGCTGGATTGGACCTTTATGAAACAACGCTAAAAATCCGCGGGGAAAAGGGCTCAAAAGTGAGGTTGCAAATCCAGCGAGAAGGCATAAGTGAGCCGCTGACAGTTGAAATCAAACGTGATGATATTCCACTAGAAACCATTCATGCCGATATGAAAAAGCAGAATGGGAAAAAAATCGGCTATATAGAAATCACTACCTTTTCTGAAAAGACCTCTGATGATTTTAAAAAGGAATTAAAAGCTCTGGAGAAGAAAGGCATGGAAGGGCTGATTTTAGATGTCCGCGGCAATCCGGGTGGACTGTTAACCAGTGTGGAGCAAATCTTGCGTGAGCTTGTCACCGATAATAAACCATATGTGCAAATCGAAAAGCGTAATGGCGAGAAACTTCGTTATTTTTCAGATTTAACAATTAAAAAGGACTATCCGATCGCTGTGCTAATCGATAAGGGCAGTGCCTCGGCAGCGGAAATTTTGGCTGGTGCTTTGGCGGAAACGGAAGGCTATCCATTGATTGGCGAAAAAACATTTGGTAAAGGGACGGTTCAACAAGCAGTACCGATGGGGGATGGCAGCAACATAAAGCTGACTTTGTTTAAATGGCTGACTCCGGATGGAAATTGGATTCACAAGAAAGGCATCAAGCCAACTGTGGCAGTGAGCCAACCGGAAATATATCGGACCCATCCACTTAACCTTGACAAGCCTTTGGCAAAGGATATGAATAATGAACAGGTCAAGAATGCTCAGGTGATTTTGGATGGATTAGGATTTTCTCCAGGGCGCAAGGATGGATATTACAGTGATAGCACGGAAACAGCAGTCAAAGCTTTCCAGCAGGTAAAGGGGATTAAGGCCACTGGTGTAATTGATGAAAAAACGGCGACAAGCTTAGTAGATTCGGTTAAGGCGGAGCTTCGTAAGGAGAAAAACGATTTACAGCTGCAAACAGCGTTAAGGTATTTGAGTAAATAA
- a CDS encoding MGDG synthase family glycosyltransferase, with protein sequence MMNKKILILSSTYGDGHKQVANAISEAINLSFSEYEPIILNVMEIIHPHSHQISHFLYMQGIKKFPQVYGYLYKKTYQINTFSKMLNTVLLMGINSILQILHEEKPAIVVSTYPFAAGVMSRLKEKGLTEIPTVTVITDYTNHSYWIHPLTDKYIVGSDHVQNRLIEIGVDPSKIANAGIPIRPRFFQDLSRDFLMEKYALKPTIFTLLVMGGGLGLLGKGLSTIRQLESITIPIQILILCGHNGKLKKRLEIYKENSKHDIILLGFTEDVNELMMISDLLITKPGGVTITEAISMELPLLIHYSLPGQEEENATYLIQSGVAMKSENDEDLAVKIQGMINNPRKLQFFQQKEKQLQKKNSLLETIEVIQDILMNQWNQTEGLLA encoded by the coding sequence ATGATGAATAAAAAAATTTTAATTTTATCATCCACCTACGGTGATGGCCATAAACAAGTGGCAAACGCCATTAGCGAAGCCATTAATCTTTCATTCTCTGAGTATGAACCGATTATTTTAAATGTGATGGAGATTATTCATCCTCATTCGCATCAGATTAGTCATTTTCTTTATATGCAGGGCATCAAAAAATTCCCACAGGTATATGGTTATTTATATAAGAAAACTTATCAAATCAATACTTTTTCAAAAATGCTTAACACTGTTTTGTTAATGGGAATAAACTCAATCCTGCAAATATTGCATGAGGAGAAACCAGCCATTGTTGTTAGCACCTATCCTTTTGCGGCAGGCGTCATGTCAAGGTTGAAAGAAAAAGGATTAACTGAAATACCTACGGTTACCGTGATTACAGATTACACCAACCACTCCTATTGGATTCATCCTTTAACGGATAAATATATTGTGGGATCCGATCATGTTCAGAATAGATTAATTGAAATAGGAGTAGATCCTTCCAAAATTGCCAACGCTGGAATTCCTATTCGTCCAAGATTTTTTCAGGACTTATCTCGTGATTTTTTGATGGAAAAGTATGCCTTGAAGCCTACCATATTTACCTTATTAGTCATGGGTGGTGGATTGGGATTACTGGGCAAAGGTTTATCCACAATCCGTCAGTTAGAAAGTATAACCATTCCCATTCAGATTTTGATTTTATGCGGGCATAATGGAAAGTTAAAAAAAAGGCTGGAAATATACAAAGAAAACTCCAAACATGATATCATATTGCTGGGTTTCACAGAAGATGTGAATGAACTAATGATGATTTCAGACCTCCTAATTACAAAACCTGGTGGTGTCACGATTACTGAAGCCATTTCAATGGAATTACCCTTGTTGATTCACTATTCCTTACCAGGACAGGAAGAAGAGAATGCTACCTATTTAATACAAAGTGGGGTAGCAATGAAATCAGAGAATGATGAGGATTTGGCTGTTAAAATTCAGGGTATGATCAATAACCCGAGAAAACTGCAATTCTTTCAGCAAAAAGAAAAACAACTTCAGAAAAAAAACTCATTATTGGAAACGATTGAAGTCATTCAGGATATCCTGATGAATCAATGGAACCAAACAGAGGGTCTTTTGGCATAA
- the bacA gene encoding undecaprenyl-diphosphate phosphatase yields the protein MMHYITAIILGMVEGLTEFLPVSSTGHLILSGEILNFKGDNAKTFEIFIQLGSILAVVVVFWKRFLNILGLIGDHKNKLNILHIIFAMIPAVILGLLLHDAIKTYLFSSNTVVIGLVAGGILMIYAEKKKAPNLITSLDTLTYAQAFKIGLFQCLALWPGFSRSGSTISGGLLVGADRKVSADFSFIVAVPMMVAASGLDLLKSYDSLSMSDVPFFAVGFVTAFIMALLAIKIFLKVVAKVKLTPFAYYRFILAIVVYLFLNK from the coding sequence ATGATGCATTATATTACTGCAATTATTTTAGGTATGGTTGAGGGTTTAACAGAATTCCTTCCAGTCTCTTCAACAGGACACTTAATCCTATCTGGAGAGATACTGAATTTTAAAGGTGACAACGCAAAAACGTTTGAGATTTTTATTCAGCTAGGATCGATTTTAGCCGTGGTCGTTGTCTTTTGGAAACGATTCTTAAATATTCTCGGGCTAATCGGTGATCACAAAAATAAATTGAACATTCTACATATCATCTTCGCCATGATTCCAGCCGTTATCTTAGGTTTATTGTTACACGATGCTATAAAAACCTATCTGTTTTCTTCAAATACGGTCGTCATCGGTTTAGTGGCCGGCGGGATATTAATGATTTATGCTGAAAAGAAAAAGGCACCAAATTTAATCACAAGCTTGGATACACTAACCTATGCACAAGCTTTTAAAATTGGCCTATTTCAATGTCTTGCGCTTTGGCCAGGTTTCTCAAGATCAGGTTCGACTATTTCCGGTGGTTTATTAGTCGGAGCGGATCGGAAGGTTTCAGCTGACTTTTCATTCATTGTCGCTGTACCGATGATGGTTGCCGCATCAGGACTAGACTTATTAAAGAGCTATGACAGCCTTTCAATGAGTGATGTGCCATTCTTTGCTGTCGGCTTCGTCACTGCATTTATTATGGCGCTCCTAGCAATCAAAATCTTCCTTAAGGTCGTCGCAAAAGTAAAATTAACACCGTTCGCCTACTATCGCTTTATCCTTGCCATCGTTGTCTATCTATTCCTTAATAAATAA
- a CDS encoding PDZ domain-containing protein — translation MAQDWLLEFLFGAGKLFLHPVLYILVCLAAFLGVSRVKRERKNFHVRVENAYFELRQLLPAGLLIGLVLSVIIIAIGIVIPLEAVFFTAGVTVLLLLTTRIRLLSPAYTVGIATLVLLLSPWQKWPLPYFNEIQLDKQAYPALAALLALLLIGEGILILWNGSKGTSPKLINGKRGQRVGVHEVKRVWLLPVFLLIPGDVLHLPFSWWPTLSVGGDTYSLLLVPFAVGMYQQVKSMLPKEAIRYQGKRVVILGVMTTLLAAATFFYPLAAIGVVALALISREIITLSQRNREKNLPFYFSKQNGGMMILGILLNSPASKMDLKVGEIISKVNGQSVRDEKGFYEALQRNRAHCKLDVLDVNGEVRFVQRALYEGDHYELGILFVQDEKKWDSEVI, via the coding sequence GTGGCACAAGATTGGCTATTGGAGTTTCTATTCGGAGCGGGAAAATTGTTTCTTCATCCCGTATTGTATATTTTGGTTTGTTTAGCTGCATTTTTAGGGGTAAGTCGGGTGAAGCGGGAGCGGAAGAATTTTCATGTTCGGGTGGAGAATGCCTATTTTGAGTTGCGGCAGCTGCTACCGGCTGGATTACTGATTGGCCTTGTCTTGTCGGTCATCATTATCGCAATAGGAATTGTGATTCCGTTGGAAGCGGTCTTCTTCACGGCGGGAGTAACAGTCCTCCTTTTATTAACAACAAGGATTCGGCTTCTGTCACCTGCTTACACAGTGGGAATTGCTACATTAGTGTTACTTCTTTCGCCATGGCAAAAGTGGCCACTACCCTATTTCAACGAAATTCAATTAGATAAGCAGGCTTATCCTGCTTTGGCAGCCCTATTAGCTTTACTTTTAATCGGTGAAGGGATTCTCATTTTATGGAATGGATCAAAAGGAACCTCACCGAAACTAATCAACGGGAAGCGCGGACAAAGAGTGGGTGTTCATGAGGTGAAGCGGGTCTGGTTGCTTCCAGTATTTTTGTTAATCCCTGGTGATGTCCTTCACCTACCATTTAGCTGGTGGCCAACGTTATCAGTCGGTGGCGATACCTATTCGCTGCTGTTGGTGCCGTTTGCAGTGGGGATGTATCAGCAAGTCAAGTCTATGCTACCAAAAGAGGCAATCCGTTATCAGGGAAAGCGTGTGGTTATACTAGGTGTCATGACAACACTCCTTGCAGCAGCAACCTTTTTTTATCCACTTGCAGCTATTGGAGTTGTCGCGCTTGCGTTAATAAGTCGAGAGATTATCACCTTAAGCCAACGGAATCGTGAAAAGAATTTACCGTTTTATTTTTCAAAACAAAACGGTGGGATGATGATTCTCGGGATTCTCCTGAATTCGCCTGCAAGCAAAATGGACCTAAAGGTAGGCGAAATAATTTCAAAGGTGAACGGACAATCTGTACGGGATGAGAAAGGATTTTATGAAGCGTTGCAACGGAATCGTGCCCATTGCAAGCTTGATGTCCTTGATGTGAATGGTGAGGTTCGTTTCGTTCAGCGTGCATTGTATGAAGGAGATCATTATGAGCTTGGCATCCTGTTTGTCCAGGATGAGAAAAAGTGGGATAGTGAAGTTATATAA
- a CDS encoding GerAB/ArcD/ProY family transporter, whose translation MTVNVKISNLQFSVLVTNFLIGSSILLMPPAFAAHAKQDAWISAILGVGIGLLLVILYNALGSSFPNMTLAEYSEKVLGKWIGKTVSLLFFSYFFLVSALVLRNIGDFLVSYILDETPIQAIEIIFLLVVFMAVWLGLETFSRTSEFFTPLIFLLFLIMVIFISPQVKLQNIQPILEKGIKPIIRGSLPFIGTPCLELVAFLMIYPHVNITKNTKKAFIVGYLIGGIFLIIVSLLTILVIGAPATASEIYPSYVLATKINVGHFLQRIEAVVAILWFITIFFKLTICFYASLLCLAQIFNLKDFRPLTLPLGMIMVVLSLVAYPNSAYFLTIIGSIWTPFALAYGLFIPLLLLIVSKVRKMFHGKSY comes from the coding sequence ATGACTGTGAATGTTAAAATTTCAAACCTTCAATTTAGTGTTTTGGTAACCAATTTTTTAATTGGAAGCTCCATTTTGCTTATGCCTCCAGCTTTTGCCGCCCATGCCAAACAAGATGCGTGGATATCAGCAATACTTGGAGTTGGAATAGGATTATTATTGGTCATCCTGTATAACGCCTTAGGAAGCTCTTTTCCCAATATGACCCTTGCAGAATATAGTGAAAAAGTCCTTGGTAAATGGATTGGCAAGACCGTTTCACTCCTCTTTTTCTCCTATTTTTTTCTTGTTTCTGCACTTGTGTTGCGAAACATTGGTGATTTTTTAGTTTCGTATATCTTAGATGAAACACCAATCCAAGCAATCGAAATCATTTTTTTATTAGTTGTTTTTATGGCAGTCTGGCTCGGTTTGGAAACCTTCTCTCGGACTTCTGAATTTTTTACCCCATTGATATTCTTGTTATTTCTAATCATGGTTATTTTTATTTCCCCTCAAGTAAAGCTACAAAATATACAACCGATACTTGAGAAAGGAATTAAGCCTATCATCAGGGGATCTCTTCCGTTTATCGGCACTCCTTGTCTGGAACTCGTCGCATTTTTAATGATATATCCTCATGTTAATATAACTAAAAATACTAAAAAGGCCTTTATAGTGGGATATTTAATCGGTGGCATTTTCTTGATTATCGTCTCATTGCTTACCATTCTTGTAATCGGTGCTCCAGCAACAGCAAGTGAAATATACCCCAGTTATGTTTTGGCAACAAAAATAAATGTGGGTCATTTCTTACAACGCATCGAGGCAGTTGTAGCCATCCTATGGTTTATTACCATTTTTTTTAAGCTAACCATCTGTTTCTATGCATCATTATTATGTCTTGCTCAAATATTTAATCTAAAGGATTTTCGTCCGCTAACCTTACCGTTAGGAATGATTATGGTTGTTCTTTCCCTTGTTGCCTATCCAAATTCAGCCTATTTCCTGACTATAATCGGATCAATCTGGACCCCATTTGCATTAGCTTATGGACTTTTTATTCCTTTATTATTGTTAATCGTCAGTAAGGTCCGGAAGATGTTTCATGGAAAATCGTACTAG
- a CDS encoding polysaccharide deacetylase family protein: protein MRVLMTLLIAFIILYTLVPWILTFFLGLKAVKKTNLSSKIAFTFDDGPNPKYTPVLLDLLKDHHVKATFFVLGSKAEQYPEIIRRMHREGHLIGIHNYVHRSNWIMTPWRSYKELSRCDSIIEDITGEKTVYYRPPWGLLNFFDLFLIKTHQIVLWSLMAGDWKCKGGSIRIKNILLKRLKPGEIILLHDSGETFGADMNAPENTIKALNEVLAEVKSKGLECVRVDDMLFLNNQAQCDQIVKANVAK from the coding sequence ATGAGGGTATTAATGACTTTACTTATCGCTTTCATCATTCTGTATACTCTTGTTCCTTGGATATTAACCTTTTTCCTTGGTTTGAAAGCTGTAAAGAAAACGAATCTTTCTAGTAAAATAGCTTTTACCTTTGATGATGGCCCAAACCCTAAGTATACTCCTGTGTTATTGGACCTCTTAAAGGACCATCATGTAAAAGCGACATTTTTTGTATTAGGTTCAAAAGCCGAGCAATATCCTGAAATTATCCGTAGAATGCATCGTGAAGGTCATTTAATTGGAATTCATAATTATGTTCATCGCTCAAATTGGATCATGACTCCGTGGAGGAGTTATAAAGAACTTTCCCGATGTGATTCAATAATTGAAGATATTACAGGAGAGAAGACCGTTTACTACCGGCCACCTTGGGGTCTTTTAAATTTTTTTGATTTATTTTTAATAAAAACACATCAAATTGTGTTATGGTCATTAATGGCAGGTGACTGGAAGTGTAAGGGTGGAAGCATCAGGATTAAAAACATTTTATTGAAAAGGCTAAAACCAGGTGAAATCATCTTATTGCATGATAGTGGGGAAACCTTTGGGGCAGATATGAATGCGCCAGAAAATACGATAAAAGCATTAAATGAAGTATTAGCAGAGGTAAAATCCAAAGGATTAGAATGTGTAAGAGTTGATGATATGTTATTCTTGAACAATCAGGCTCAATGTGACCAAATAGTAAAAGCCAATGTAGCTAAATAA